One part of the Bacillus sp. FJAT-27916 genome encodes these proteins:
- a CDS encoding ABC transporter substrate-binding protein has product MRKTFILPALAMALLLGACGSEDTESSNKTEGTGKSATAIVLTDFAGREVSFDQVPEKIVSLSGGDMDIIYALGGEVAGRPTSSHEKADAPYKNAVQIGSTHEFDLEKIASLKPEVVIGNNPMNAKDIQNFESIGAEALLTSANSVEEIKNQITLYGDLLQKEEKAKTLNEEIDAEISKVKADSKDNEKRALLVYGAPGTYMAALPNSLSGNLLELAGGQNIASDYPALEQYPQYAQLNTERIVEANPTHVFLLTHGNPEEVKAGFLKEMSENPAWNKIDAVKNEKVEILPADLFGTNPGTRVTEAISYLDEILNAGE; this is encoded by the coding sequence ATGCGAAAAACATTCATTTTACCTGCGTTAGCCATGGCCCTTCTGCTTGGCGCCTGTGGCTCTGAGGATACAGAAAGCTCAAATAAAACAGAAGGAACAGGAAAATCAGCTACAGCGATTGTCCTGACTGACTTTGCCGGACGTGAGGTTTCCTTTGATCAAGTACCGGAGAAGATTGTGTCCTTAAGCGGTGGAGATATGGATATTATTTATGCGCTGGGCGGCGAGGTTGCCGGACGGCCGACATCTTCTCATGAGAAAGCAGATGCGCCCTATAAGAATGCTGTACAGATTGGTTCCACTCATGAATTCGACCTTGAGAAGATTGCCAGTTTGAAGCCTGAGGTCGTGATTGGAAATAACCCGATGAACGCAAAGGATATTCAGAATTTTGAATCAATCGGGGCAGAAGCTCTTCTCACATCCGCTAATTCCGTTGAAGAAATTAAGAACCAAATCACTCTTTATGGGGATTTACTGCAAAAGGAAGAAAAAGCAAAGACATTAAATGAAGAGATAGATGCCGAAATCAGCAAAGTAAAAGCCGACAGCAAGGACAACGAAAAGCGGGCCTTGCTTGTATACGGTGCACCTGGTACATACATGGCTGCCCTCCCGAATTCATTGAGCGGGAATCTGCTTGAACTTGCAGGCGGCCAAAATATCGCCTCTGATTACCCTGCACTCGAACAATATCCGCAATATGCCCAGCTTAATACAGAGCGCATTGTGGAGGCGAATCCAACCCATGTATTTTTGCTGACTCATGGCAACCCTGAGGAAGTAAAAGCCGGTTTCCTGAAGGAAATGTCTGAAAACCCTGCTTGGAATAAGATTGATGCCGTCAAGAATGAAAAGGTCGAAATTCTCCCAGCTGATTTATTCGGCACGAACCCTGGCACAAGAGTAACAGAAGCCATTTCTTATTTAGATGAAATCTTGAATGCTGGAGAATGA
- a CDS encoding HAD family hydrolase translates to MIKAILFDLDGTLLDRDRSVKEFVENQYDRLISPSKPVSKGVYVSRFLELDNRGYVWKDRVYEQLVHEYHMTEITSESLLQDYLNHFKDWCIAFPHMLDMLQSLREKQLLLGIISNGRGRFQMDAICGLGIREFFDVILLSEWEGIKKPDLHIFLRAANRLGVSPHECVFVGDHPLNDVRAAQKAGMKTIWKRDANWQEPEAGIFINDLVEIPLLVEKLRGNEAGDVV, encoded by the coding sequence ATGATTAAGGCCATTTTGTTTGATTTAGACGGCACTCTGCTCGACCGAGATCGGTCCGTCAAAGAATTTGTTGAGAACCAATACGACCGCTTAATCTCGCCATCAAAGCCTGTTTCTAAGGGTGTCTACGTGTCTCGTTTCCTTGAATTGGATAATAGGGGCTATGTATGGAAAGACCGCGTATATGAGCAATTGGTTCATGAGTATCACATGACTGAAATCACATCCGAGAGCCTGCTTCAGGATTATTTGAATCATTTCAAGGATTGGTGCATTGCGTTTCCTCACATGCTGGACATGCTCCAGAGTCTTAGAGAGAAGCAGCTTCTGCTAGGAATTATTTCAAATGGGCGCGGCCGCTTTCAAATGGATGCGATTTGCGGGTTAGGAATTAGGGAGTTCTTTGATGTGATTCTTCTATCAGAATGGGAAGGAATAAAGAAGCCTGACCTGCATATTTTTTTAAGAGCCGCGAATCGGCTAGGGGTGTCTCCGCATGAATGTGTATTTGTCGGTGACCATCCACTCAATGATGTGAGGGCCGCTCAAAAGGCAGGAATGAAGACCATTTGGAAAAGAGACGCTAATTGGCAAGAGCCTGAAGCAGGCATCTTCATCAATGATTTAGTCGAAATTCCGCTTCTTGTCGAAAAACTAAGAGGAAATGAAGCAGGAGATGTCGTATAA
- a CDS encoding HIT family protein: MANGVEDFYCDEVLNGKTEVEKVWETEDTLAFYHTRPFYEVHIVVIPKKHIVSLVDVKPEEKDLMIDLFSVIQIVSKQVNDEYGACTVSTNIGEYQSNKHMHWHVHYGDRIKLVDGTWC; the protein is encoded by the coding sequence ATGGCGAATGGAGTAGAGGATTTCTATTGTGATGAAGTGCTGAACGGAAAGACAGAGGTTGAGAAGGTATGGGAGACGGAAGACACCTTGGCATTTTACCATACACGTCCGTTTTATGAAGTACATATCGTCGTCATTCCAAAAAAGCATATTGTGTCATTGGTTGACGTCAAACCAGAGGAGAAGGATTTAATGATTGATCTATTCTCGGTGATTCAGATAGTATCAAAGCAAGTAAATGATGAATATGGAGCCTGTACGGTATCAACAAACATCGGTGAATATCAAAGCAATAAGCATATGCATTGGCATGTGCATTATGGGGACCGCATTAAATTGGTGGATGGGACTTGGTGCTGA
- a CDS encoding DUF2871 family protein, whose translation MKKLYYSAVTYMALALISGLFFREFTKLNGIYETTALGKVHGHLFSLGFLFFLAALLFEKISEITKDDLFQFFFITYHIGLGVSTAAMTARGVLSVLELKGSLVLSSGLNASVSGISGMGHIIMSIGLVLFVLILKNRLLKPAA comes from the coding sequence ATGAAAAAGCTTTACTATTCTGCTGTTACTTATATGGCCCTCGCGCTAATCAGCGGCCTATTCTTCAGGGAATTTACGAAGCTGAACGGCATTTATGAAACGACCGCGCTCGGCAAGGTGCATGGCCATCTTTTTTCCTTAGGTTTTCTATTCTTTTTAGCTGCCCTCTTATTTGAAAAAATAAGTGAGATTACAAAGGATGACCTATTCCAATTCTTCTTCATCACCTATCATATCGGACTAGGTGTCTCCACGGCGGCCATGACCGCAAGAGGCGTTCTTTCTGTTCTTGAGCTGAAGGGAAGTCTCGTTTTGTCATCAGGGCTGAATGCCTCTGTCTCAGGAATTTCAGGTATGGGACATATTATCATGTCCATCGGACTCGTTCTTTTTGTCCTGATCCTAAAGAATCGCCTCTTGAAGCCTGCCGCTTAA
- a CDS encoding alpha/beta hydrolase → MKKTIIIISIILALVIAGIIVASFYFYNVAVQRAEKDFLNSDPNLAVSTPKTLQTEAKKWAKAVSFEEVEITSYDNLTLAGYYLPAEKETNQTVIIAHGYSGRATGMFAYAKYYHEVLGYNVLMPDARGHGKSEGDYIGFGWHERKDYAQWIDYVIERNGDKSEIALHGVSMGSATVMMTSGEELPEQVKAVIADCGYTSALDILSYQMGEMYGLPSFPLIQSTSMLTKLRAGYSFEEASALEQIKKTSLPIFFIHGEDDTFVPVEMVYELYEAANGEKELYIVPGAEHGNAYDANPETYEKRVTEFLNQYMN, encoded by the coding sequence ATGAAGAAAACCATCATCATCATCTCCATCATCCTCGCCCTGGTTATCGCCGGGATTATTGTTGCGAGCTTTTATTTCTACAATGTAGCGGTACAGCGTGCGGAGAAGGATTTCTTGAACTCTGACCCGAACCTTGCTGTCTCGACTCCAAAAACCTTGCAGACAGAGGCAAAAAAATGGGCAAAAGCGGTCAGCTTTGAAGAGGTAGAAATCACCTCCTACGATAACCTTACTCTAGCAGGCTATTATTTACCTGCAGAGAAGGAAACGAATCAAACCGTCATTATTGCACACGGCTACTCAGGTCGGGCCACTGGCATGTTTGCCTATGCGAAGTATTACCATGAGGTGCTTGGCTACAATGTGTTAATGCCTGATGCACGCGGGCATGGAAAGAGCGAGGGCGATTATATCGGCTTCGGCTGGCATGAGCGTAAGGATTATGCCCAGTGGATTGACTATGTGATCGAGCGAAACGGGGATAAGAGCGAAATTGCCCTTCACGGCGTTTCCATGGGAAGCGCGACCGTCATGATGACAAGCGGCGAGGAGCTTCCTGAACAAGTAAAGGCAGTAATCGCAGACTGCGGCTACACATCCGCACTCGATATCCTCAGCTACCAAATGGGCGAAATGTACGGACTGCCAAGCTTCCCGCTGATTCAAAGCACCAGTATGCTGACAAAGCTGCGTGCCGGCTATTCCTTTGAGGAGGCCTCCGCGCTTGAACAAATCAAGAAGACATCCCTGCCGATTTTCTTCATCCACGGTGAAGATGACACCTTTGTACCAGTGGAGATGGTTTATGAGCTGTATGAAGCAGCGAATGGAGAAAAGGAGCTTTACATCGTACCCGGCGCTGAGCATGGCAATGCCTATGATGCAAACCCGGAAACCTATGAGAAAAGAGTGACAGAGTTCTTAAATCAATATATGAATTAA
- a CDS encoding NUDIX hydrolase: MGYIMELRKIVGSRPLLMVGTAVLVLDSEDRLLLQLRQDNGHWGLSGGSLELMESLEDAAGRELLEETGLTADNLEFFGLFSGEEFHYTYPHGDEVYNVIAAFLCRTYKGRLKPQTEEVAALRFFALDCLPEQISPPDLPIIKRFIEKQE, from the coding sequence ATGGGGTATATAATGGAATTACGCAAGATTGTCGGCAGCAGGCCGCTTTTAATGGTTGGGACAGCCGTTCTTGTCCTGGATTCAGAGGACCGGCTCCTGCTGCAGCTCCGCCAAGATAATGGCCATTGGGGGCTGTCAGGAGGATCGCTTGAGTTAATGGAATCATTAGAGGACGCAGCAGGCAGGGAATTGCTTGAAGAGACCGGACTAACCGCAGATAATTTAGAGTTCTTCGGACTGTTCTCTGGAGAGGAGTTCCACTATACATACCCGCATGGCGATGAAGTATACAATGTCATTGCCGCCTTTCTTTGCCGAACATATAAGGGGAGACTGAAGCCGCAAACGGAAGAGGTTGCCGCCCTCCGCTTCTTCGCGCTCGATTGTTTGCCGGAGCAAATCAGTCCGCCTGATTTGCCCATCATCAAGCGGTTTATCGAGAAGCAAGAATAG
- a CDS encoding Y-family DNA polymerase, producing the protein MDYSKLPNDYVMCIDMKSFFASCSAVMMGLDPLECYLAVVANTDRSGSVVLASSPKMKKEFGIKTGSRLYEIPNDPRIQLVNPSMSTYLRISTEISRLFNRYVPKDSIHTYSVDESFLKVNGTGRLWGDVWEIAEKIRDEIDREFQLPCAVGIGPNMLMAKLCLDLEAKKKGIAAWGYEDVQTKLWPISPLSEMWGIGKPLERKLNAMGIFSVGQLARYDLAALEKKFGIMGNQLYHHAWGIDLSDIGAPIMEGQVSFGKGQVLLRDYKEREEIKHVILEMCEEVARRTRQSGMAGRTVSLGVYYSKDEFGGGFHRSITREMPTNITMDIYEMCLLLFEKFYTGKTVRKLSITLSNVTPDQEMQISLFDQDGWRRRELGFVMDRMRRKYGSDAILRAVSYTAAGTAKQRSTLVGGHKA; encoded by the coding sequence ATGGATTATAGCAAGCTGCCAAATGATTATGTGATGTGTATAGATATGAAAAGTTTCTTTGCGAGCTGCTCAGCTGTGATGATGGGACTCGACCCGCTTGAATGTTATTTAGCGGTGGTCGCCAATACGGACCGGAGCGGGTCAGTCGTTCTCGCTTCTTCTCCGAAGATGAAGAAGGAATTTGGCATTAAGACGGGTTCAAGGCTGTATGAGATTCCGAATGATCCGCGAATTCAACTGGTCAATCCTAGTATGTCCACTTATTTGCGAATCTCGACGGAAATAAGTCGATTGTTCAATCGGTATGTACCGAAGGACTCCATCCATACATATAGTGTGGATGAAAGCTTCCTGAAGGTGAACGGAACAGGACGGCTATGGGGAGATGTTTGGGAAATTGCGGAGAAAATCCGGGATGAGATTGACCGGGAGTTTCAGCTGCCATGCGCAGTGGGCATCGGCCCGAACATGCTGATGGCAAAGCTGTGCCTCGACCTTGAGGCGAAGAAGAAGGGCATTGCGGCTTGGGGATATGAGGACGTCCAGACAAAGCTGTGGCCAATCTCCCCGCTGAGCGAAATGTGGGGAATCGGCAAGCCGCTTGAGCGCAAGTTGAATGCGATGGGTATTTTCTCAGTCGGACAGCTTGCCCGCTACGACCTCGCTGCTCTGGAGAAGAAATTCGGTATTATGGGCAATCAGCTTTACCATCATGCCTGGGGAATTGACTTATCTGATATAGGCGCCCCGATCATGGAAGGGCAGGTCAGCTTTGGCAAGGGCCAGGTCTTATTGCGCGATTATAAAGAACGGGAAGAGATCAAGCATGTGATATTGGAAATGTGCGAAGAGGTAGCCAGGAGGACCCGCCAAAGCGGAATGGCCGGGCGGACGGTCAGCCTTGGCGTTTACTACAGCAAGGATGAATTCGGCGGCGGCTTTCACCGTTCCATCACGAGGGAGATGCCGACCAATATTACGATGGATATTTATGAAATGTGCCTCCTCTTGTTTGAGAAATTCTATACCGGCAAGACGGTTCGGAAGCTGTCCATTACGCTCTCAAATGTAACGCCTGACCAGGAAATGCAGATTAGTCTTTTTGACCAGGATGGCTGGCGCAGGAGAGAGCTTGGCTTTGTTATGGATCGCATGCGCCGTAAGTATGGATCAGATGCCATCCTGCGGGCTGTTTCCTATACCGCGGCAGGCACGGCTAAGCAGAGAAGTACATTGGTCGGCGGACATAAAGCATAA
- a CDS encoding YolD-like family protein, whose translation MIRDRGKIKWTSLMLPEHVSLLREWAQEDSYETRNELDEQKVEEINQIIAEAMEYGTAVRITYYKTNARRYESVEGCIHFCNDQARKLHIAGEGGEIYFVPYAELTDVQLIGETR comes from the coding sequence ATGATTCGGGACCGAGGGAAAATCAAATGGACATCATTAATGCTGCCTGAGCATGTCTCCCTGCTGCGGGAATGGGCCCAGGAGGACAGCTATGAAACGAGAAATGAACTGGATGAACAGAAGGTAGAGGAGATCAATCAAATCATTGCAGAAGCGATGGAATACGGGACAGCTGTGCGCATCACCTATTATAAAACTAATGCCCGCCGGTACGAGTCGGTGGAAGGGTGCATTCACTTCTGCAATGACCAGGCGAGGAAGCTGCATATAGCCGGAGAAGGCGGCGAGATCTATTTCGTACCATATGCGGAATTGACGGATGTCCAATTGATTGGCGAAACAAGGTAA
- a CDS encoding iron-sulfur cluster biosynthesis family protein, with the protein MEITWTERAIEKVNEQLEGREGYFLLKYETEGCGCVMSGVWNLFVESEVPDGVKLWETNVYPVYINPNHEVFLDELLIIDYTDGARTFQLKSPNQYLNPMMSCRIGV; encoded by the coding sequence ATGGAAATTACATGGACAGAGCGTGCAATTGAAAAAGTGAACGAGCAGCTTGAAGGAAGAGAAGGATATTTTCTCCTGAAATATGAAACGGAAGGCTGCGGCTGCGTCATGAGCGGTGTATGGAATCTGTTTGTTGAGAGTGAGGTGCCGGATGGTGTGAAGCTGTGGGAAACGAATGTGTATCCGGTTTACATTAACCCGAACCACGAGGTTTTCTTGGATGAGTTGCTCATCATTGATTACACGGACGGGGCCCGGACGTTCCAGCTGAAAAGCCCAAATCAATACTTGAATCCGATGATGTCATGCAGGATTGGGGTATAA
- a CDS encoding family 10 glycosylhydrolase produces the protein MKKLLFLLFACLLMLSGLLPSPASAETVQGEFRAFWVDAFHDGFKTEAQVDQLIEDVEAANANAVIVQVRRRGDAYFNKALEPRTQDPALQQDFDVLEDLITKAHARGIEVHAWLATLPIWNSLTPPASPDHVFNTHGPSAEGDDSWLMTNKDGAMRSGADYVLDPGHPDALDYTVEQYVNVVKQYDVDGIHLDLARYMGTDWGYNPTSIERYQEAFQTDMIPEPTDPDWADWRREQINSLVRKVYLKAIAVNPHVKVSCATIAWGAGPRTQEEYNNTRTMTEVFQDWQGWLRDEIIDIAIPMNYDREHIESQRQWYDQWISFQKTNQFNRQIVAGPAAYLNSIDSTLAQTRRALAPDAEGRKLAGVSYYSYAVTDMNNEPRGAFLDALVNGTEQQAAVFPEKAAIPEMKWKTKPKSGYLMGQARTIKKQDLSDAVLEIKGAKGFKKTIKTDGNGWFGLSGLKPGAYVIKIADKQHKSPAYPVIIKAGKVRNMTVIGK, from the coding sequence ATGAAAAAGCTTTTGTTTCTTCTCTTTGCCTGCCTTTTGATGCTTTCAGGATTGCTCCCTTCCCCTGCGTCTGCTGAAACCGTCCAAGGTGAATTCCGCGCCTTTTGGGTGGATGCCTTTCATGATGGATTTAAAACAGAGGCCCAAGTGGACCAGTTGATTGAGGATGTGGAGGCCGCTAACGCGAATGCGGTCATTGTGCAGGTTCGCCGAAGAGGCGATGCCTATTTCAACAAAGCGCTGGAGCCGAGGACTCAGGATCCTGCCTTACAGCAAGACTTTGATGTTTTGGAGGATTTAATTACGAAAGCACACGCAAGGGGCATTGAGGTTCATGCCTGGTTAGCCACTTTGCCGATTTGGAATTCCCTCACCCCGCCTGCAAGCCCTGATCATGTTTTTAACACCCATGGTCCGTCTGCCGAGGGAGACGACTCCTGGCTGATGACGAATAAGGATGGAGCGATGCGCTCCGGGGCAGATTATGTACTTGACCCAGGCCATCCTGATGCATTGGACTATACGGTGGAACAGTATGTGAATGTCGTGAAGCAATACGACGTTGACGGAATTCACCTCGATTTAGCCCGATATATGGGGACAGATTGGGGATATAACCCAACGAGCATCGAGCGCTATCAGGAGGCATTCCAAACAGACATGATACCGGAACCAACTGACCCTGATTGGGCTGATTGGAGAAGGGAGCAAATTAACTCCCTCGTCAGAAAAGTTTATCTAAAGGCGATTGCCGTAAATCCTCATGTCAAGGTATCCTGCGCCACCATCGCTTGGGGAGCAGGTCCAAGAACACAGGAGGAGTACAATAATACCCGCACCATGACCGAGGTGTTCCAGGACTGGCAGGGCTGGCTTCGGGATGAAATTATTGATATAGCTATACCGATGAACTATGACAGAGAACATATCGAGAGCCAGAGACAATGGTATGATCAATGGATTTCCTTCCAGAAAACCAATCAATTCAACCGGCAGATTGTGGCCGGCCCTGCTGCTTACCTCAATTCAATTGATTCGACACTCGCCCAAACAAGACGCGCCCTCGCACCAGACGCGGAGGGACGCAAGCTTGCCGGGGTGAGCTATTACAGCTATGCGGTCACTGATATGAACAATGAGCCCCGCGGTGCCTTTTTAGATGCTCTTGTGAATGGGACGGAGCAGCAGGCTGCTGTCTTCCCTGAGAAAGCAGCAATCCCTGAAATGAAATGGAAAACAAAGCCGAAAAGCGGCTATTTAATGGGACAAGCAAGGACAATCAAAAAACAGGACCTTTCAGATGCTGTTTTAGAAATAAAGGGAGCAAAAGGATTTAAGAAAACCATTAAGACCGATGGGAACGGCTGGTTCGGCCTCAGCGGCCTAAAGCCTGGGGCCTATGTAATCAAAATCGCTGACAAACAGCATAAATCTCCTGCTTATCCCGTCATCATAAAGGCAGGAAAGGTGCGGAATATGACTGTTATCGGGAAATAA
- a CDS encoding glycoside hydrolase family 3 protein — MKKALTFLFAISLLFSFTVPSTTGSAAKPGWKDGKIAKGWIQSKMKRMTTEEKVGQLFMIHVYGQTPTDPAYEEMNLSNNRGVKNFKEAIEKYHIGGVIYFNWTDNILTPLNARQTLSLSNGIQRIAMKQRMEIPLLISTDQEGGVVARVTEPATVFPGNMALGAARSVPNAYDSAKIMGLELKSLGINMDLAPTLDVNVNPENPVIGVRSFAENADLAAALGAAQVTGYQKSHVAATAKHFPGHGDTNVDSHYGLPIIDHDLETLHNVDLKPFKAAIKAGIDAIMPGHIVVPALDDSGLPATLSKPILTDLLRKEMKFNGVIITDSLGMSGANVVPSDRVAVEAFKAGADILLNPPNVPVAYEAVLNAVKSGEISKKRLEQSVYRILELKFKRGLFHQPTMPEDAINQIGLPENLDKADKITESSITLVKNDQSALPLNQEESVFITGPSTGNPSMLSQMLGQKGFDSRVYETSASPTASQIAEAVSRSQNADSIIITAYTANTNTAQQQLVKQLEQTGKKIIVASMRNPYDILAFPEVDANILTYGFRPVSVKALAKALSGELSPSGKLPVTIPGMYPYGHGLSY, encoded by the coding sequence ATGAAGAAAGCGCTTACTTTTCTATTTGCTATCAGCCTCCTATTCTCTTTTACCGTTCCAAGTACGACGGGCTCAGCAGCAAAGCCTGGATGGAAGGACGGAAAGATTGCCAAAGGCTGGATCCAAAGTAAAATGAAACGAATGACGACCGAAGAGAAGGTCGGCCAGCTCTTCATGATTCATGTATATGGACAAACCCCGACAGACCCGGCCTATGAAGAAATGAACCTATCCAATAATCGCGGGGTGAAAAACTTCAAGGAAGCGATTGAAAAATATCATATTGGCGGTGTGATTTATTTTAACTGGACCGATAACATCCTGACACCCTTGAATGCCCGGCAAACCCTTTCCTTGTCTAATGGCATTCAGCGGATTGCCATGAAGCAGAGAATGGAAATCCCCTTGCTCATTTCAACGGACCAAGAGGGCGGTGTGGTGGCACGAGTGACCGAGCCCGCAACCGTCTTCCCAGGGAATATGGCCTTAGGAGCAGCCAGGTCGGTGCCAAATGCATATGACTCCGCCAAAATCATGGGTCTTGAACTGAAGAGCCTAGGCATCAATATGGATCTCGCGCCCACTCTTGATGTGAATGTCAATCCGGAGAATCCGGTCATTGGGGTTCGTTCCTTTGCCGAGAACGCTGACTTAGCCGCAGCACTCGGAGCAGCCCAGGTAACCGGGTATCAAAAATCACATGTTGCCGCAACGGCCAAGCACTTCCCGGGGCATGGGGATACAAATGTGGACTCTCATTACGGTCTCCCAATCATCGACCATGACCTGGAAACCTTGCATAATGTTGACCTTAAACCGTTTAAGGCCGCCATCAAGGCTGGCATTGATGCGATTATGCCCGGTCATATCGTTGTCCCGGCATTAGATGATTCCGGGCTTCCTGCTACACTCTCTAAACCGATTCTGACGGACCTTCTGCGCAAAGAGATGAAATTCAACGGCGTCATCATAACGGATAGTTTAGGCATGTCAGGAGCCAATGTCGTGCCGTCTGACCGGGTCGCTGTGGAGGCCTTTAAAGCCGGTGCAGATATCCTCCTTAACCCGCCAAATGTCCCTGTCGCCTATGAAGCTGTATTAAATGCCGTGAAATCTGGTGAAATCTCAAAGAAACGATTAGAGCAATCTGTATACCGGATTCTAGAATTGAAGTTTAAGAGAGGCCTATTCCATCAACCGACCATGCCAGAGGATGCCATCAACCAGATTGGACTTCCAGAAAATCTGGATAAAGCAGATAAAATCACGGAATCAAGCATTACATTGGTGAAAAATGACCAGTCTGCCCTTCCCCTCAACCAAGAGGAATCCGTCTTTATAACCGGGCCGAGCACGGGGAATCCTTCCATGCTTTCACAAATGCTTGGACAGAAAGGCTTTGATTCACGCGTCTATGAAACGAGCGCAAGCCCAACAGCCTCACAAATTGCTGAAGCTGTCTCCCGCTCACAAAATGCGGACAGCATCATCATCACCGCCTACACAGCCAATACCAACACTGCCCAGCAGCAATTAGTGAAGCAGCTCGAGCAAACGGGCAAAAAAATCATCGTTGCCTCTATGCGAAATCCATATGATATTCTGGCTTTTCCTGAAGTAGATGCGAATATCCTGACTTATGGCTTCCGTCCGGTTTCCGTCAAAGCGCTGGCAAAAGCATTAAGCGGCGAATTATCGCCGAGCGGTAAGCTCCCTGTCACCATTCCGGGCATGTACCCATATGGCCATGGGCTATCCTACTAA
- a CDS encoding endonuclease/exonuclease/phosphatase family protein — MKKASLIVISLTLLFLSSITLPHAANAKAPSKVNARIMTYNIHAGIGSDGQYDRGRIAKEIKISRADIIALQEVDVHWGSRSNHENMIKELAEELNMFYFFAPIYDFDPLNTGEPRRQYGVAILSKYPILKTENHSITRLSTQDPDPSPAPAPGFLEVLLNVKGAKLSFYVTHLDFRPDPSVRQMQVRDMLEVMSHSKGASILAGDMNAAPDAPELAPLFAQFQDAWNETHTEHGFTFPAIAPNIRIDYLLASRQITVKQANVLSTLASDHLPVIADISLKKGKK, encoded by the coding sequence ATGAAAAAAGCAAGCCTTATCGTCATCAGCTTAACCCTGCTGTTCCTGTCATCCATCACTCTCCCTCACGCCGCTAATGCCAAGGCTCCCTCCAAGGTTAACGCGCGAATCATGACCTACAATATCCACGCTGGAATCGGCTCAGATGGGCAGTATGACCGCGGCAGAATTGCCAAGGAAATCAAAATCTCGCGTGCTGACATTATTGCTCTGCAGGAGGTTGACGTCCATTGGGGCAGCCGCAGCAATCATGAGAATATGATCAAGGAGCTCGCTGAGGAATTAAACATGTTCTACTTCTTTGCCCCCATCTATGATTTCGACCCTCTAAACACAGGCGAGCCGAGAAGGCAATACGGCGTTGCGATTCTAAGCAAATACCCAATCTTAAAGACTGAAAATCACTCCATCACTAGACTATCAACGCAAGACCCTGACCCGTCTCCCGCACCAGCCCCAGGATTTCTAGAAGTACTGCTTAATGTCAAAGGAGCTAAGCTATCCTTCTATGTCACCCATCTCGATTTCCGCCCTGACCCGTCCGTCCGGCAAATGCAGGTTCGCGATATGCTTGAAGTCATGTCTCATTCAAAGGGTGCTTCGATTCTAGCCGGCGACATGAACGCCGCGCCAGATGCTCCTGAGCTTGCCCCCTTATTTGCCCAATTTCAGGATGCCTGGAATGAAACCCATACTGAGCACGGGTTTACGTTTCCTGCTATAGCCCCTAACATCCGAATTGATTATTTACTTGCAAGTCGGCAAATAACCGTCAAACAGGCAAATGTCCTTTCAACACTTGCCTCTGACCATCTGCCCGTCATCGCTGACATTTCCCTTAAAAAGGGCAAAAAATAA